One Alteromonas sp. KC3 DNA segment encodes these proteins:
- a CDS encoding anti-phage deoxyguanosine triphosphatase gives MTGVYWEQALHERRLPRSVSRDGDHRNPYQRDKARVLHSAAFRRLQAKTQVLGVGLSDFYRTRLTHSLEAAQIGTGITAQLCGKFPDIADTLALDATLIETLCLAHDIGHPPFGHGGEIALNYMMHEHGGFEGNGQTFRIISKLEPYTAEHGMNLCRRSVLGLVKYPNFIDTLHSQSTLPERPTSLRRVKAEDWHPPKGLFRCDEPLFDWLIDPFSKTDKDHLMQFSTRESGHSKTQFKSFDCSIMELSDDIAYGIHDLEDAIVMDMVHKHHFIEDVTLPLIALDVPWLSNNIETLTHKLFSAQHHERKNAIGALVNSFITAIEIQGVEGFTHPLLAFNATMPHVFAEALELFKRFVFRKVIRRPDVQLLEYKGQLVVMELFEAFASDPTRLLPENTQVRWRKEQEAGNGMRVLSDYISGMTDEFASRLYGSIFSPKQGGIQDSFHM, from the coding sequence GTGACAGGAGTATATTGGGAGCAAGCATTACACGAACGACGCCTACCCAGAAGTGTGAGTCGCGATGGCGATCATCGCAATCCGTATCAACGCGACAAAGCCCGTGTGCTTCACAGTGCAGCATTTAGGCGTTTGCAAGCCAAAACCCAAGTACTTGGAGTTGGCTTAAGTGACTTCTATCGCACTCGTCTTACCCATTCACTTGAAGCGGCACAAATTGGAACCGGTATAACAGCGCAACTATGTGGAAAATTTCCTGATATCGCTGACACGCTCGCTCTTGATGCAACGCTTATTGAAACCTTGTGTTTAGCGCACGACATTGGCCACCCGCCCTTTGGACACGGTGGCGAAATAGCGCTTAATTACATGATGCACGAGCACGGCGGCTTTGAAGGAAATGGCCAGACATTTCGTATTATCTCCAAACTCGAACCTTATACCGCTGAGCACGGTATGAATTTATGCCGCCGAAGCGTTTTAGGGTTAGTGAAATACCCTAATTTTATTGACACGCTTCACAGTCAAAGCACCTTGCCTGAACGTCCCACATCGTTGCGCAGGGTTAAAGCTGAAGACTGGCATCCACCTAAAGGGCTCTTTCGCTGTGATGAACCATTATTTGATTGGCTGATTGACCCTTTTAGCAAAACTGACAAAGACCACTTGATGCAGTTTTCAACAAGAGAAAGCGGTCACAGCAAAACGCAATTTAAGTCATTTGACTGCTCGATAATGGAATTATCTGATGATATTGCTTATGGCATTCATGACCTTGAAGATGCCATTGTGATGGATATGGTGCACAAGCACCACTTTATTGAGGATGTAACCCTTCCCTTAATAGCCTTAGACGTACCTTGGCTTTCGAACAACATTGAGACACTAACCCACAAGCTTTTTAGCGCACAGCACCACGAAAGAAAGAATGCCATTGGTGCCTTGGTTAACAGTTTCATTACTGCAATTGAAATACAAGGCGTTGAGGGCTTCACACATCCCTTATTGGCGTTTAACGCCACTATGCCTCACGTCTTTGCCGAGGCGCTAGAACTGTTTAAGCGCTTTGTGTTTAGAAAAGTAATACGTCGCCCAGATGTACAACTGCTCGAGTACAAGGGGCAATTGGTCGTTATGGAGCTCTTTGAAGCATTTGCGTCTGACCCCACGCGCCTTCTCCCAGAGAACACGCAAGTTCGCTGGCGCAAAGAGCAAGAAGCAGGCAATGGCATGCGCGTACTTTCAGATTATATTTCTGGCATGACAGATGAATTTGCTTCGCGCCTTTATGGCAGTATATTTTCTCCCAAGCAAGGCGGTATTCAAGACAGTTTTCATATGTAA
- the yfbR gene encoding 5'-deoxynucleotidase, with amino-acid sequence MSDKSHFFAHLARLKLINRWPLMHNVRTENVQEHSLQVAMVAHALALIKNKFFGGTLNPDRIATVAMFHDVSEVLTGDLPTPVKYFNPAIKEEYKKIEKIAENKLIEMAPEAFREDYAALIDHHHHSEEEAFIVKAADVLCAYLKTLEELAAGNQEFKLAKKRLDKILKEYHSEEVDYFLTRYVPSFSLSLDEITQDEM; translated from the coding sequence GTGTCTGATAAAAGCCACTTTTTTGCTCATCTGGCGCGTTTAAAACTGATTAATCGCTGGCCGTTAATGCACAATGTGCGAACAGAAAATGTTCAAGAGCATAGTTTGCAAGTTGCTATGGTGGCGCATGCGCTAGCCCTCATAAAAAACAAGTTCTTTGGTGGCACCCTAAACCCTGACCGCATTGCCACTGTTGCAATGTTTCATGATGTTTCCGAGGTATTAACCGGCGATTTACCCACGCCGGTAAAGTACTTTAATCCAGCAATTAAAGAAGAATATAAAAAGATAGAAAAAATTGCTGAAAATAAGCTAATCGAAATGGCCCCCGAAGCGTTTCGTGAAGATTATGCTGCACTTATCGATCACCACCATCACAGTGAAGAAGAAGCCTTTATCGTAAAAGCAGCCGATGTGTTGTGCGCCTACCTCAAAACGCTGGAAGAACTTGCTGCGGGCAACCAAGAGTTTAAACTCGCCAAGAAGCGATTAGATAAGATACTCAAAGAGTATCACTCTGAAGAAGTGGACTACTTTTTAACGCGATATGTACCAAGCTTCTCATTGAGTTTAGATGAGATCACGCAAGACGAAATGTAG
- a CDS encoding pyridoxal phosphate-dependent aminotransferase — MKTVSRSHKLDNVCYDIRGPIAAQARKMEDEGHRILKLNIGNPAPFGFEAPDDIVKDVIHNLPTSQGYSDSTGIYAARVAVMQYYQQRNIKDIRVDDVYIGNGVSELIMMAMQALLNHGDEVLIPSPDYPLWTAAVSLSSGSPVHYRCDEQAGWFPDLDDIKSKITSKTRAIVLINPNNPTGAVYDEALLQEVVEIARQHGLVVFSDEIYDKILYDDAKHTSIASLADDVFFVTFGGLSKNYRVAGFRSGWLVVSGNKRLATDYIEGLNILSSMRMCANVPCQSAIQTALGGYQSIDDLVKENGRLRIQRDVTTDMLNGIDGIHCIKPKGAMYCFARVDEKKFNIKNDEQMVLDLLSSEKILLVHGRAFNLNEGVYFRLVFLPHSDVLVPALHRIGNFFRTYKQGA, encoded by the coding sequence ATGAAAACTGTATCTCGCTCACATAAATTAGATAACGTTTGTTACGACATCAGAGGCCCTATTGCTGCACAAGCAAGAAAAATGGAAGATGAAGGCCACCGCATTCTTAAACTTAATATCGGCAACCCTGCCCCATTTGGTTTCGAAGCCCCTGACGATATCGTAAAAGACGTGATCCACAACCTGCCTACGTCTCAAGGATATTCAGACTCAACAGGAATTTATGCTGCCCGCGTGGCCGTAATGCAGTACTACCAACAGCGCAATATCAAAGACATTCGTGTTGATGATGTTTATATCGGTAATGGTGTGTCAGAGCTAATTATGATGGCAATGCAAGCATTGCTTAACCATGGCGATGAAGTACTTATTCCAAGTCCCGACTATCCTTTGTGGACCGCTGCGGTAAGCTTATCGTCTGGCTCACCTGTGCATTATCGTTGTGACGAGCAAGCAGGTTGGTTTCCAGACTTAGATGATATTAAAAGCAAGATCACAAGCAAAACTCGCGCTATCGTGCTAATCAACCCTAATAACCCCACTGGCGCAGTTTATGATGAAGCACTTCTGCAAGAAGTAGTGGAAATTGCAAGACAGCATGGACTTGTCGTTTTCAGCGACGAGATTTACGACAAAATTCTTTATGACGACGCAAAGCATACCAGCATTGCCTCGCTTGCTGATGATGTGTTCTTTGTAACTTTTGGCGGGCTAAGTAAGAACTATCGCGTGGCTGGCTTTCGTTCGGGATGGCTAGTGGTGAGCGGAAACAAACGTCTTGCGACTGACTATATTGAGGGGCTCAATATTTTGTCTTCTATGCGAATGTGTGCCAATGTGCCCTGCCAAAGTGCGATACAAACGGCGCTAGGTGGATACCAGAGCATTGATGATTTAGTAAAAGAGAATGGCCGTTTACGTATTCAACGAGATGTAACTACAGACATGCTAAATGGCATTGACGGCATTCATTGCATTAAACCTAAAGGCGCCATGTACTGTTTTGCTCGCGTTGATGAAAAGAAATTCAACATCAAAAACGACGAACAAATGGTACTGGACTTATTGAGTTCAGAAAAAATACTTTTAGTACACGGCCGTGCTTTCAATCTAAATGAAGGCGTGTATTTCAGACTCGTGTTTTTACCGCATAGCGATGTTCTAGTGCCAGCGCTGCATCGTATTGGCAACTTCTTTAGAACTTACAAACAAGGGGCCTGA
- a CDS encoding DUF2189 domain-containing protein has protein sequence MSHHFKETPENAITQSGIARVIPCKELDVGDPIKWLSLGLRDAMRAPGLTFFYGVLFAVIPWSIMYLVQMTGWHLVILPAIVCFMLIGPFLAAGLYDVSWEMEKGHKPTLRHSLRAMRRNAFNEWGFAILLMVMMIFWLRVASLIHALYPPYIENDLESLLPFLMLGTIVGAVFTLAMLFITAFTQPILMERKVDLGTAVLTSVNAVWLNKVPMLIWGAIIFSAVAIGFVTGFVGFIILMPLIGYASWHAYIDAIETKRERKYE, from the coding sequence ATGTCGCATCATTTTAAAGAGACCCCAGAGAACGCCATTACACAAAGTGGTATTGCTCGCGTTATTCCTTGTAAGGAATTAGACGTTGGCGATCCAATTAAGTGGTTATCTCTTGGATTGCGGGATGCCATGCGCGCGCCAGGATTAACCTTTTTTTATGGCGTGCTTTTCGCCGTAATTCCATGGAGTATTATGTACCTTGTGCAAATGACAGGGTGGCATTTAGTTATTCTGCCCGCCATTGTATGTTTTATGCTGATTGGACCATTCTTAGCTGCAGGCCTCTATGATGTGAGTTGGGAAATGGAGAAAGGGCATAAACCTACACTTCGTCATTCACTTCGCGCTATGCGTCGAAACGCTTTCAACGAATGGGGATTTGCCATTTTACTTATGGTAATGATGATCTTTTGGTTGCGCGTTGCATCGCTTATTCATGCACTTTATCCACCATACATTGAGAATGACCTCGAGAGTTTGTTGCCGTTTTTGATGTTGGGCACAATTGTGGGTGCGGTCTTTACGCTTGCAATGCTATTTATAACCGCGTTCACTCAGCCAATTTTGATGGAGCGAAAAGTGGATTTAGGCACAGCAGTGTTAACCAGTGTCAATGCGGTATGGTTAAATAAAGTACCAATGCTAATATGGGGTGCCATTATATTCAGCGCCGTTGCTATTGGATTCGTGACCGGCTTTGTTGGGTTTATTATTCTAATGCCATTGATTGGTTATGCATCTTGGCACGCATACATTGATGCAATTGAAACCAAACGCGAGCGAAAATACGAGTAA
- a CDS encoding DUF3718 domain-containing protein, with the protein MKHKIEKRSKTLITLSALLVSSAITFSVSAAAPQKDVRFVGETQFAGFCKAIVNDDIKVLRSSLSRNVGRIGASQREVLRMVTSEEGLTCNGSSLIEFSVERDANAVYEYLTSRS; encoded by the coding sequence ATGAAACACAAAATCGAAAAACGGTCGAAAACACTCATAACCCTTTCAGCGTTATTGGTGAGTTCAGCAATTACATTCAGTGTCAGCGCAGCAGCACCGCAAAAAGATGTACGTTTTGTGGGGGAGACACAATTTGCAGGGTTCTGCAAAGCAATCGTTAATGACGATATTAAAGTACTTCGCTCCAGTTTATCACGTAACGTAGGTCGCATTGGTGCAAGTCAACGCGAGGTGTTGCGCATGGTAACATCAGAAGAAGGATTAACCTGTAATGGCAGCAGTCTAATTGAGTTTTCAGTTGAACGCGATGCCAATGCGGTTTATGAATATCTAACGTCGCGCAGTTAA
- a CDS encoding efflux RND transporter permease subunit, translating to MSTPSQNQRDANTPPLGKIAGIGAALARFALNKPVTIGMLFLSMLLFGLVSGRLLPLEKFPGIDIPEMVVQIPYPDATPVEIETMITRPVEEAIATMSGIKRLRARSYDNMAEVIVEFDWDENLKAKSIEAREKVDAIRHELPDDIERIMVYKFNTNDMPIFQLRVSSDRDLSNAYDLLDRNLKRPLERVPGVSKVELYGTMKRQITIRLDPKKMTTYQIDSARLQQLLQGANFSLTAGYMYNNGEKILVNPTGEFTDVNDFKNMWVTRNVRLSDIATVTYELPERNEGRHLDRTFAVGFNVFRESGSNLVEVSDAVMKVIEAAKEDPEFNGISLFVMDDTAKSVTSSLSDLLNAGLLGALLSVIVLYLFLRQLTTTLIVVLSVPFSICITLGVMYLLGYTLNILSLMGLMLAVGMLVDNAVVITESVFQERQQDNNIARATQIGVNKVSLAVIAGTATTAIVFLPNIIGVKIDVTIFLEHVAVAICLSLFASLFIAKTLIPLLTTKVAIPVVKTPTTPKYISGYGKALSWMLKNQGKTCLIALLILGSTVIPMGAVTGDDEGNNNQERVWLNYHITQNFTLDEVEKTVDKMEAYLYENQERFHIKQVYTYFTAGHAVSGITLNDELPVPVSKIKEDIRENMPSFVRARPSFQWDSGNGGGVRVTLLGESSETLLSISEQIIPILANIDGLEDVKADTGSTRDEVQIRVDREKANRFGIQVDTVANLVATALRGNNLRTFRYGDAGEVDVQLKFGSDVQASLSELKNINIGFAQGQSINLNMIADFTVKPQLSQINRNYRQTALAIGANLEGETTTEQARARIEQVLSNIELPTGYKWTLDGSFSRQDEAFAVMQMNMLLALCMIYVVMAALFESLVLPTSVITSLLFSFTGVFWAFMVTGTPMSVMGLIGMLILMGIVVNNGIVLVDRINQLVNEGLSLYDAVLEGCMTRIRPILMTVATTVLGLIPLAMGSTRIGGDGPPYSPMAIAIIGGLVFSTVTSLFLVPLAYVLLLKLRFKTQRLFNASKARVERLVKV from the coding sequence ATGAGCACACCATCTCAAAACCAGCGTGACGCTAACACGCCACCGCTAGGCAAAATAGCGGGAATTGGTGCAGCATTAGCACGATTTGCACTGAATAAGCCCGTTACTATTGGCATGTTGTTCTTGTCGATGTTGTTGTTTGGTTTGGTATCGGGTCGACTGTTGCCGTTAGAGAAGTTTCCCGGTATCGATATTCCAGAAATGGTCGTTCAAATTCCCTACCCTGATGCAACACCGGTAGAAATTGAAACTATGATCACACGCCCCGTCGAGGAAGCCATAGCCACAATGTCAGGGATAAAGCGGCTTCGAGCGCGCTCATATGACAATATGGCCGAAGTTATTGTTGAATTTGATTGGGATGAAAACTTAAAAGCAAAAAGTATTGAAGCGCGAGAAAAGGTCGACGCTATTCGCCATGAGTTGCCCGACGATATTGAGCGCATTATGGTGTACAAGTTCAACACTAATGATATGCCCATCTTCCAGTTGCGCGTATCAAGTGACAGAGACCTATCAAACGCGTACGACTTACTCGATCGCAACTTAAAGCGCCCATTAGAACGTGTCCCTGGCGTGTCGAAAGTAGAATTATACGGCACTATGAAGCGACAAATTACTATTCGCCTCGATCCAAAGAAAATGACGACCTATCAGATTGATAGTGCGCGTTTGCAGCAACTTTTACAGGGCGCAAACTTCTCATTAACTGCAGGCTATATGTATAACAACGGTGAAAAAATTCTGGTTAACCCAACCGGTGAATTTACCGACGTGAACGATTTTAAAAACATGTGGGTTACACGCAATGTGCGCTTATCGGATATAGCGACTGTGACTTACGAGTTACCAGAACGCAACGAAGGTCGACACCTTGATCGTACGTTTGCTGTAGGCTTTAACGTATTTCGTGAGTCGGGCAGCAATTTAGTTGAGGTCTCTGACGCAGTGATGAAAGTTATCGAAGCGGCTAAAGAAGATCCTGAATTCAACGGTATTAGCTTGTTTGTAATGGATGACACTGCCAAAAGTGTTACGTCTTCACTTAGCGACTTGCTTAACGCGGGACTACTTGGCGCTTTGCTTTCAGTGATTGTGCTTTACTTATTCTTGCGACAGCTTACCACCACGCTAATTGTTGTGCTTTCGGTACCTTTCTCTATCTGCATCACGTTAGGTGTAATGTATTTGTTAGGTTATACCCTAAACATATTGTCGTTAATGGGACTCATGCTGGCCGTAGGGATGCTGGTCGATAACGCAGTGGTAATTACCGAAAGCGTATTTCAAGAGCGTCAACAAGATAACAATATTGCCCGTGCCACGCAGATTGGCGTGAATAAAGTCAGCCTTGCGGTTATTGCAGGCACCGCCACCACGGCTATTGTGTTTTTGCCCAACATTATTGGTGTCAAAATTGATGTCACCATATTTCTTGAGCACGTTGCCGTTGCTATTTGCCTTTCACTTTTTGCATCGCTATTTATTGCTAAAACGCTAATACCTCTGCTCACCACTAAAGTTGCTATTCCTGTGGTGAAAACACCTACAACGCCAAAATACATCAGTGGTTATGGTAAAGCGTTAAGCTGGATGTTAAAAAATCAGGGTAAAACCTGTCTTATCGCCTTACTTATTCTAGGCTCCACAGTAATTCCTATGGGTGCAGTAACAGGTGACGATGAAGGTAATAATAACCAAGAGCGTGTTTGGCTTAACTACCATATAACGCAGAATTTCACCTTGGATGAAGTGGAAAAAACCGTTGATAAGATGGAAGCCTATTTATATGAAAACCAAGAGCGCTTTCACATCAAACAGGTCTACACCTATTTTACAGCGGGACACGCGGTAAGTGGTATTACACTGAACGACGAATTGCCTGTACCAGTGAGTAAAATAAAAGAAGATATACGCGAAAATATGCCGTCATTTGTACGCGCCCGCCCTTCTTTTCAGTGGGACAGCGGTAATGGCGGTGGCGTTCGCGTAACATTACTTGGCGAATCCTCAGAAACCCTACTATCAATATCAGAGCAAATTATTCCTATCCTTGCCAATATTGATGGGTTGGAAGATGTAAAAGCAGATACGGGCTCTACCCGCGATGAAGTGCAAATTCGCGTTGATAGAGAAAAAGCCAATCGCTTTGGTATTCAGGTCGACACTGTCGCGAATTTGGTTGCTACCGCCCTACGCGGTAATAACCTTAGAACATTTCGCTACGGTGATGCCGGTGAGGTGGATGTGCAATTAAAGTTTGGTAGCGATGTTCAAGCTTCCCTCAGCGAACTTAAAAACATCAATATTGGCTTTGCTCAGGGACAGTCTATCAACCTGAATATGATTGCTGACTTTACGGTTAAACCTCAGTTATCACAAATAAACCGCAATTACCGCCAAACCGCGTTGGCTATTGGGGCAAATTTAGAGGGTGAAACCACCACTGAACAGGCCCGCGCACGTATTGAACAAGTTCTGTCTAACATCGAATTGCCTACAGGTTATAAGTGGACCCTAGATGGAAGCTTCTCGCGTCAAGACGAAGCGTTTGCAGTAATGCAAATGAACATGTTGTTGGCGCTTTGCATGATATACGTGGTAATGGCCGCGCTGTTTGAATCGCTTGTTTTACCCACATCAGTGATTACATCGTTACTGTTCTCATTTACGGGCGTATTTTGGGCGTTTATGGTAACCGGTACTCCCATGTCCGTAATGGGGCTAATTGGTATGCTGATACTAATGGGCATAGTCGTCAACAATGGTATCGTGCTTGTAGATCGTATTAATCAACTGGTCAATGAGGGCTTGTCGCTCTATGACGCAGTACTAGAAGGTTGTATGACACGTATTCGACCTATCTTGATGACAGTTGCCACTACGGTTCTTGGACTCATTCCACTGGCAATGGGTAGCACGCGCATTGGTGGTGATGGCCCACCCTATTCCCCAATGGCTATCGCTATTATTGGTGGCTTAGTATTTTCCACAGTAACGAGTTTATTCTTAGTTCCATTGGCTTATGTTCTGCTGCTAAAACTGCGCTTTAAAACACAGCGTCTCTTTAACGCTAGCAAAGCGCGCGTTGAACGCTTGGTAAAGGTGTGA
- a CDS encoding efflux RND transporter permease subunit produces the protein MRIVDIAVKRPVAVSMFTFAVLLFGMVSLGRLSVNLLPDLSYPTLTIRTDYDGAAPGEVEQLVSKPIEEAIGVVKGVRKVTSTSRAGQSDVVLSFAWGTDMDFASLEVREKLDVLQLPLDIEKPRLLRFNPSLDPVIKLGLTAQTDNASLTVEQMKRLRLYAEQQVKRSLESVEGVAAVRVGGGLENEIHILIDQQKASQLSIPITTIIDRVSTENINAAGGRIDNAAQAFLVRTLNQFENLDDIKNLYIGRFEGKNIQLKDVATVESAYKDRDVVTRFNGSEGVEIAIYKEGDANAVNVAQKVANRLNEVNQNLPTDYTLAQIYDQSVFIKQAIDNVKSAAIIGGVLAMLVLYLFLKDFWATVIISVSIPVSVIATFNLMYANDISLNMMSLGGIALAVGLLVDNSIVVLENIDRHKKHKNALGDNNAEALAASEGTKEVSGAIVASTLTTMAVFVPLIFVEGIAGQLFRDQALTVSFALAASLVVALTLIPAMAHKKKKQQLDHEDTFTSAPAPFPTSLLGKIGYYITLPVRLVLKLVSLLLAAIVTVAIGTWQIISKLLGFAFTPLIFIFNKSFDVLASGYEKLLKISLRARVFVLFTAFALAAGAVTLVPKLGMELIPTLSQGEFSVEVTLPAGSPLTRTDEVMNELAQVAVQPVSGASSDQSMVLRTYAMSGTGSLINAAPNQGGDHWGRLNIVMKPNATEQDMLAVKQQLRDHLGLMPQVQATFSEPELFSFASPIQIEVAGYDLNQLQQYGDAIATKLASYPNFADVTTSIRDGNPELKIAFHHAKLARLELDAATVSELIAAKVGGRVATQYSVEDRKVDVLVRTFENQRNDIASVRAIVVNPGASQPIPLSAVADVFMSVGPSEITRVGQQRVALVSANLAQGKLDEAVAIANKVLDETQLPLSLSAQVTGQSEDMQNSFRSLQFALALAVFMVYLVMASQFESLLHPLLILFAVPLAGAGSVYGLWLTGTPLNVVVFIGLIMLCGIVVNNAIVLVDRINQLRRQGMEKQSAIIDAAKTRLRPIVMTTLTTILGLLPMAFGLGEGAEIRTPMAITVIYGLLFASLLTLILLPVLYSLFDTKKVLAPVSSDEPNAQHDAVQKGGVL, from the coding sequence ATGCGTATTGTTGATATCGCCGTAAAACGTCCCGTAGCAGTCAGTATGTTTACTTTTGCTGTACTGCTATTTGGAATGGTCTCGCTAGGCAGATTGTCGGTTAACTTACTTCCAGATTTGTCATACCCAACCCTTACTATACGCACCGACTACGACGGTGCCGCACCAGGTGAAGTAGAACAGTTAGTTTCAAAACCTATTGAAGAAGCAATCGGTGTGGTTAAAGGTGTAAGAAAAGTCACCTCTACCTCCCGCGCAGGACAATCTGATGTCGTACTTTCTTTTGCTTGGGGCACAGACATGGACTTTGCCAGCCTTGAAGTACGAGAGAAGCTTGATGTACTGCAGTTGCCTTTGGACATTGAAAAGCCTCGGTTACTGCGTTTTAACCCGAGCCTTGACCCGGTTATTAAATTGGGGCTAACCGCTCAAACAGACAATGCCAGTTTAACAGTTGAGCAAATGAAGCGGCTTCGCTTATACGCAGAGCAACAAGTAAAACGCTCGCTAGAATCAGTAGAAGGCGTTGCTGCCGTGCGTGTAGGTGGTGGCTTAGAGAATGAGATCCACATTCTTATCGATCAACAAAAAGCCAGTCAGCTTTCGATTCCTATCACGACTATTATTGACCGCGTAAGCACTGAAAACATTAATGCTGCGGGCGGTCGCATCGATAATGCAGCGCAGGCATTCTTAGTGCGTACCCTCAATCAATTCGAAAACCTAGATGATATTAAGAATCTCTATATTGGCCGTTTTGAAGGCAAAAATATTCAGTTAAAAGATGTAGCTACTGTGGAAAGTGCCTACAAAGACCGCGACGTTGTTACTCGCTTTAACGGGAGCGAGGGTGTTGAGATTGCGATCTACAAAGAAGGTGATGCGAATGCAGTTAATGTGGCTCAAAAAGTAGCAAATCGTTTAAATGAGGTTAACCAAAACCTTCCCACAGACTATACATTGGCACAAATATACGACCAAAGTGTGTTTATCAAACAAGCGATAGACAACGTAAAGTCGGCAGCCATTATTGGTGGCGTGCTGGCTATGTTAGTCCTTTATCTGTTCCTTAAAGACTTTTGGGCTACAGTAATTATCTCTGTGTCTATTCCAGTATCCGTAATTGCCACGTTTAACCTGATGTATGCCAACGACATAAGCTTAAATATGATGAGTCTTGGTGGTATCGCCTTAGCTGTTGGCTTACTTGTTGATAACAGTATCGTGGTACTTGAAAATATCGATCGTCACAAAAAGCACAAAAATGCGTTGGGCGATAATAACGCTGAAGCGCTCGCCGCCAGTGAAGGTACAAAAGAAGTATCTGGCGCCATTGTGGCCTCAACACTAACCACCATGGCAGTGTTTGTGCCACTCATTTTTGTTGAGGGTATTGCTGGTCAATTGTTTAGAGACCAAGCATTAACCGTATCGTTTGCACTTGCTGCTTCACTTGTCGTTGCCCTTACGCTTATTCCTGCAATGGCGCATAAGAAGAAAAAGCAACAGCTAGATCATGAAGACACCTTTACAAGTGCACCAGCCCCCTTTCCCACATCACTACTTGGGAAAATAGGGTACTACATTACGCTTCCTGTGCGCTTAGTATTAAAGCTAGTTTCATTGCTGCTAGCGGCAATAGTCACAGTCGCGATAGGCACTTGGCAAATCATTAGCAAGCTGCTTGGTTTTGCGTTTACGCCGCTTATCTTTATTTTCAACAAGAGCTTCGATGTCCTTGCCTCAGGTTACGAAAAACTACTGAAGATTAGTTTGCGTGCAAGAGTATTTGTCCTTTTCACTGCCTTCGCACTTGCTGCAGGCGCGGTTACCTTAGTGCCGAAACTAGGCATGGAGCTTATCCCTACGCTTTCCCAAGGTGAATTTTCGGTTGAAGTAACGCTACCCGCGGGTTCACCACTTACTCGTACCGACGAAGTAATGAACGAGTTGGCTCAAGTGGCTGTTCAACCTGTTTCGGGTGCATCTTCTGACCAGAGCATGGTGCTGCGCACTTATGCCATGTCAGGTACAGGTAGCTTGATAAATGCGGCGCCAAACCAAGGCGGTGATCATTGGGGTCGTCTTAACATTGTGATGAAACCTAACGCGACAGAGCAAGACATGCTTGCTGTTAAACAACAACTTCGCGACCACCTTGGACTTATGCCTCAGGTCCAAGCCACGTTTTCTGAGCCTGAACTCTTTAGCTTTGCCTCGCCTATCCAAATTGAAGTTGCCGGTTATGATTTAAACCAACTTCAACAGTATGGCGATGCAATTGCGACAAAGTTAGCCAGCTATCCAAATTTTGCTGATGTAACCACCAGTATCCGCGATGGCAACCCTGAACTAAAAATTGCATTTCACCACGCTAAACTTGCACGTTTGGAACTTGATGCTGCAACTGTTTCCGAGCTAATTGCAGCGAAAGTGGGCGGTCGTGTTGCCACACAATACAGTGTTGAAGACAGAAAAGTAGATGTGCTAGTACGTACGTTTGAAAACCAACGTAATGACATCGCTAGTGTGCGCGCTATTGTAGTAAATCCTGGCGCATCCCAGCCTATTCCACTCAGTGCCGTCGCTGACGTATTCATGAGTGTGGGACCCAGTGAAATCACTCGTGTAGGTCAACAACGTGTTGCGCTTGTGTCTGCAAACCTTGCGCAAGGTAAGTTAGATGAAGCGGTAGCAATTGCCAATAAGGTGTTAGATGAAACACAACTGCCTTTATCACTAAGTGCACAGGTTACGGGTCAAAGTGAAGATATGCAAAACAGCTTCCGTTCGCTGCAATTCGCGCTAGCGCTGGCAGTATTTATGGTATATCTGGTGATGGCATCACAGTTCGAGTCGCTGTTACACCCTTTGCTGATATTGTTTGCTGTACCACTGGCGGGCGCCGGTTCAGTATATGGACTGTGGCTAACGGGTACGCCGCTTAACGTTGTTGTGTTTATAGGACTTATCATGTTGTGCGGTATTGTGGTGAATAACGCTATTGTTCTTGTCGATCGCATTAACCAACTACGCCGTCAAGGTATGGAAAAGCAATCGGCTATTATCGATGCTGCTAAAACACGTTTGCGCCCTATTGTAATGACCACGCTGACCACCATTTTAGGTTTACTGCCCATGGCCTTTGGATTGGGCGAAGGCGCTGAAATTCGCACGCCAATGGCCATCACCGTCATTTACGGCCTGTTGTTTGCCAGTTTGCTAACCTTAATCCTTCTACCGGTGCTATACAGCTTGTTCGATACCAAAAAGGTGCTGGCTCCGGTGAGCAGCGACGAACCTAACGCACAACACGATGCTGTACAAAAAGGAGGGGTGTTATGA